A stretch of Helicobacter pylori DNA encodes these proteins:
- the radA gene encoding DNA repair protein RadA, whose translation MAKKTSLFECQHCGFTSPKWLGKCVQCNAWESFIELNQAQKEVLNALKKPLPQAQKSVSIAAIEHEEVIKFSSTQSELDIVLGGGIAKGGLYLVGGSPGVGKSTLLLKVASGLAKNQQKVLYVSGEESLSQIKMRATRLDCIEKELYLLNEINWPVIKANIESENYFACVIDSIQTLYSPEISSAPGSISQVREITFELMRLAKTRDIAIFIIGHITKEGSIAGPRVLEHMVDSVLYFEGDPSRELRILRSFKNRFGPTSEIGLFEMKEQGLVSAKEASSLFFSKEEPMEGSAITITLEGSRALILEIQALVSECSFGAPKRLANGFDTNRLNMLIALLEKKLEIPLNRHDVFINVSGGIKISEPACDLAVIASILSSFKNRKIDNKTAFLGEVSLNGRILEAPNLNARLKEMENYGFLKAILPKKPSQKTSIKCYEANAVGKIVEWM comes from the coding sequence TTGGCTAAAAAAACTTCTTTATTTGAGTGTCAGCATTGCGGTTTTACAAGCCCTAAGTGGTTGGGCAAGTGCGTTCAATGCAACGCATGGGAGAGTTTTATAGAATTGAACCAAGCCCAAAAGGAAGTTTTAAACGCGCTTAAAAAACCGCTCCCACAAGCGCAAAAAAGCGTTTCTATCGCTGCAATTGAGCATGAAGAAGTCATCAAGTTTTCTTCCACTCAAAGCGAGTTGGATATTGTTTTGGGTGGAGGGATCGCTAAAGGGGGGTTGTATTTAGTGGGGGGGAGTCCTGGGGTGGGGAAATCCACTCTGCTTTTAAAAGTGGCTTCTGGCTTAGCCAAAAACCAGCAAAAGGTTTTGTACGTGAGCGGGGAAGAGAGCTTGAGTCAGATTAAAATGCGCGCCACTAGATTGGATTGCATAGAAAAAGAATTGTATCTGCTCAATGAAATCAATTGGCCTGTGATTAAGGCTAATATAGAAAGCGAAAATTATTTTGCTTGCGTGATTGATTCCATTCAAACGCTTTATTCGCCAGAGATTTCTTCAGCGCCCGGCTCTATTTCGCAAGTGCGAGAGATCACTTTTGAGCTCATGCGTTTGGCCAAAACAAGAGATATTGCTATTTTTATCATCGGTCATATCACTAAAGAAGGGAGCATCGCAGGGCCTAGAGTGCTAGAGCATATGGTAGATAGCGTGCTGTATTTTGAGGGCGATCCCAGTAGGGAATTAAGGATTTTGAGGAGTTTTAAAAACCGCTTTGGCCCTACGAGTGAAATCGGCTTGTTTGAAATGAAAGAGCAGGGTTTGGTGAGCGCTAAAGAAGCTTCAAGCTTGTTTTTTTCCAAAGAAGAGCCTATGGAGGGGAGTGCCATTACCATCACTTTAGAAGGATCAAGGGCGTTGATTTTAGAGATTCAGGCGTTGGTGAGCGAGTGCAGTTTTGGAGCGCCCAAACGATTGGCGAACGGGTTTGACACTAACCGCCTTAACATGCTTATTGCTCTGTTAGAAAAAAAGCTAGAAATCCCCTTAAACCGCCATGATGTGTTCATTAATGTGAGCGGAGGCATTAAGATTAGCGAGCCGGCTTGCGATTTAGCGGTCATTGCCAGTATCCTTTCAAGTTTTAAAAACAGAAAAATTGACAATAAAACGGCGTTTTTGGGCGAAGTGAGTTTGAATGGCAGGATTTTAGAAGCCCCTAATTTGAACGCCAGATTGAAAGAAATGGAAAATTACGGCTTTTTAAAAGCCATTTTGCCTAAAAAACCCAGTCAAAAAACCTCTATCAAATGCTATGAAGCCAATGCGGTGGGTAAGATTGTTGAATGGATGTGA
- the hopM gene encoding Hop family outer membrane protein HopM/HopN, translated as MKIKKSLLLSLSLMLSLSRAEDDGFYMSVGYQIGEAVQQVKNTGALQNLADKYDNLSNLLNQYNYLNSLVNLASTPSAITGAIDNLSSSAINLTSATTTSPAYQAVALALNAAVGMWQVIALFIGCGPGPTNNQSYQSFGNTPALNGTTTTCNQAYGTGPNGILSIDEYQKLNQAYQIIQTALNQNQGGGMPALNDTTKTGVVNIQQTNYRTTAQNNIIEHYYTENGKEIPTSYSGGSSFSPTIQLTYNNNAEYLLQQASIIMQVLITQNPHVQTSNGGKAWGLSSTPGNVVDIFGDSFNAINEMIKNAQTALAKTQQLNANENAQITQPNNFNPYTSKNKQFAQEMLNRAEAQAEILNLAQQVADNFHSIQGPIQGDLEECKAGSAGVITNNTWGSGCAFVKETLNSLEQHTAYYGNQVNQDRALSQTILNFKEALNTLGKDSTAINNGISHLPNAKSLQNMTHATQNPNSPEGLLTYSLDTNKYSQFQTITQELGKNPFRRIGVIDYQNNNGAMNGIGVQVGYKQFFGKKRNWGLRYYGFFDYNHAYIKSNFFNSASDVWTYGVGMDALYNFINDKNTNFLGKNNKLSVGLFGGFALAGTSWLNSQQVNLTMMNGIYNANVSASNFQFLFDLGLRMNLARPKKKDSDHAAQHGIELGFKIPTINTSYYSFMGAKLEYRRMYSLFLNYVFAY; from the coding sequence ATGAAAATCAAAAAATCCCTCTTGCTCTCTCTTTCTCTCATGCTCTCATTATCAAGGGCTGAAGATGACGGATTTTATATGAGCGTGGGCTATCAAATCGGTGAAGCGGTTCAACAAGTGAAAAACACAGGAGCATTGCAAAATCTTGCGGACAAATACGATAATTTGAGCAACCTTTTAAACCAATACAATTACTTAAATTCCTTAGTCAATCTAGCCAGCACACCGAGCGCGATCACCGGTGCGATTGATAATCTAAGCTCAAGCGCGATCAACCTCACTAGCGCTACCACCACTTCCCCGGCTTATCAAGCTGTGGCTTTAGCGCTCAATGCCGCTGTGGGCATGTGGCAAGTCATAGCCCTTTTTATTGGCTGTGGCCCTGGCCCTACCAATAATCAAAGCTACCAATCGTTTGGTAACACACCAGCCCTTAATGGGACAACCACCACTTGCAATCAAGCATACGGGACAGGTCCCAATGGCATTCTATCCATTGACGAATACCAAAAACTCAACCAAGCTTATCAAATCATCCAAACCGCTTTAAACCAAAACCAAGGAGGCGGAATGCCTGCCTTGAATGACACCACCAAAACAGGGGTAGTCAACATACAACAAACCAATTATAGGACCACTGCACAAAACAATATCATAGAGCATTATTATACAGAGAATGGGAAAGAGATCCCAACCTCTTATTCAGGCGGATCATCATTCTCGCCTACGATACAATTGACATACAATAATAACGCTGAATACCTTTTGCAACAGGCTAGTATCATCATGCAAGTCCTTATCACTCAAAACCCGCATGTGCAAACGAGCAATGGCGGTAAAGCGTGGGGTTTGAGTTCTACGCCTGGGAATGTAGTGGATATTTTTGGCGATAGTTTTAACGCTATTAACGAGATGATCAAAAACGCTCAAACAGCCCTAGCAAAAACCCAACAGCTTAACGCTAATGAAAACGCCCAAATCACGCAACCCAACAATTTCAACCCCTACACTTCTAAAAATAAGCAATTCGCTCAAGAAATGCTCAATAGAGCTGAAGCTCAAGCAGAGATTTTGAATTTAGCCCAACAAGTAGCGGACAATTTCCACAGCATTCAAGGGCCTATTCAAGGGGATTTGGAAGAATGTAAAGCAGGATCGGCTGGCGTGATCACTAATAACACTTGGGGTTCAGGCTGCGCGTTTGTGAAAGAAACTCTCAATTCCTTAGAGCAACACACCGCTTATTATGGCAACCAGGTCAATCAGGATAGGGCTTTGTCTCAAACCATTTTGAATTTTAAAGAAGCCCTTAACACTTTAGGGAAAGATTCTACAGCGATCAATAATGGTATTTCTCACTTGCCTAACGCTAAATCTCTTCAAAACATGACGCATGCCACTCAAAACCCTAATTCCCCAGAAGGTTTGCTCACTTATTCTTTGGATACCAACAAATACAGCCAATTCCAAACCATCACGCAAGAACTAGGCAAAAACCCCTTTAGGCGCATCGGCGTGATTGACTATCAAAACAATAACGGGGCGATGAATGGCATTGGCGTGCAAGTGGGCTATAAGCAATTCTTTGGCAAAAAAAGGAATTGGGGGTTAAGGTATTATGGTTTCTTTGATTATAACCATGCTTATATCAAATCTAATTTTTTTAACTCGGCTTCTGATGTGTGGACTTATGGGGTGGGTATGGATGCGCTTTATAACTTCATCAACGATAAAAACACCAACTTTTTAGGCAAAAATAACAAGCTTTCTGTGGGGCTTTTTGGTGGTTTTGCGTTAGCTGGGACTTCGTGGCTTAATTCCCAACAAGTGAATTTGACCATGATGAATGGCATTTATAACGCTAATGTCAGCGCTTCTAACTTCCAATTTTTGTTTGATTTAGGCTTGAGAATGAATCTCGCTAGGCCTAAGAAAAAAGACAGCGATCATGCCGCTCAGCATGGCATTGAACTAGGTTTTAAAATCCCTACGATCAACACAAGCTACTATTCTTTCATGGGGGCGAAACTAGAATACAGAAGGATGTATAGCCTTTTCCTCAATTATGTGTTTGCTTACTAA
- a CDS encoding SulP family inorganic anion transporter, whose translation MLEKIQKEWLSNIQKDLLSGFVVGLSVIPETAGFAIMVGLDVGVAFYTTFYMAFVLSLFGARKAMISAAAGSVALILVGVVKNYGLEYAGVATLMAGILQILLGYLKIGNLLKFIPQSVMYGFVNALGILLLMEQFKFLQNQNLGVFILLVIGILIIYLFPLITKKIPSNLVCILIVSAIALIFDTHAPNLGSIEQGVSGFHFIIIPKNLDFKMVAGLLPYALSLALVGTIESLLTAKTLDVILKDGVSDKNKETKAQGLGNIISGLLGGMTGCALVGQSIINAKSGAKTRLSTFFAGFSLMVLILVFNEYVVKIPIVAVVAVMVMISFTTFNFQSIMNIKKIKLYDTLNMLLVVAVVLYTHNLAIGVVVGVLVNALWIKSKGIA comes from the coding sequence ATGTTGGAAAAGATACAAAAAGAATGGCTGAGCAACATTCAAAAAGATTTGTTGTCTGGTTTTGTGGTGGGGCTTTCTGTGATCCCAGAGACGGCCGGCTTTGCGATCATGGTGGGTTTAGATGTGGGCGTGGCGTTTTATACGACCTTTTACATGGCTTTTGTGTTGTCTCTTTTTGGGGCTAGAAAGGCGATGATTAGCGCAGCGGCCGGCTCAGTGGCGCTCATTTTAGTGGGCGTGGTTAAAAACTATGGGCTTGAATACGCGGGCGTGGCGACTCTTATGGCAGGAATATTGCAAATTCTTTTAGGCTATTTGAAAATAGGGAATCTTTTAAAATTTATCCCGCAATCAGTGATGTATGGTTTTGTGAACGCGCTAGGCATTTTGCTTTTAATGGAGCAATTCAAATTCCTTCAAAACCAAAATTTAGGGGTGTTTATCTTGCTTGTTATTGGGATATTGATCATTTATCTCTTCCCCTTAATCACTAAAAAAATCCCCTCTAATCTGGTTTGTATCCTTATAGTGAGCGCGATCGCTTTAATTTTTGATACGCATGCGCCGAATTTGGGGAGTATTGAGCAAGGGGTTTCAGGCTTTCATTTCATCATTATCCCCAAAAATTTGGATTTTAAAATGGTGGCAGGATTGTTGCCTTACGCTCTTTCTTTAGCGCTAGTGGGAACGATAGAAAGTTTATTGACCGCTAAAACTTTAGATGTCATTTTAAAAGACGGCGTGAGCGATAAAAATAAAGAAACTAAAGCGCAAGGCTTGGGGAATATCATCTCAGGGCTTTTAGGGGGAATGACAGGGTGCGCTTTAGTGGGGCAGTCTATCATCAACGCAAAATCCGGGGCTAAAACAAGGCTTTCTACTTTTTTTGCCGGCTTTTCTTTAATGGTGTTAATATTAGTGTTTAATGAATACGTGGTTAAGATCCCCATTGTGGCGGTTGTGGCGGTGATGGTGATGATTTCTTTCACCACTTTTAATTTCCAATCCATTATGAACATTAAAAAAATCAAGCTCTATGACACGCTCAACATGCTCTTAGTCGTGGCGGTGGTTTTATACACGCATAATTTAGCGATAGGGGTTGTGGTGGGGGTTTTAGTCAATGCGTTATGGATCAAATCTAAAGGGATTGCGTGA
- the msrB gene encoding peptide-methionine (R)-S-oxide reductase MsrB, producing MKVLSYLKNFYLFLAIGAIMQANENMGSKLSKTDERVIYLAGGCFWGLEAYMERIYGVIDASSGYANGKTSSTNYEKLHESDHAESVKVVYDPKKISLDKLLRYYFKVIDPVSVNKQGNDVGRQYRTGIYYVNSADKEVIDNALKALQKEVKGKIAIEVEPLKNYVRAEEYHQDYLKKHPGGYCHIDLKKADEVIVDSDKYTKPSDEVLKKKLTKLQYEVTQNKHTEKPFENEYYNKEEEGIYVDITTGEPLFSSADKYDSGCGWPSFSKPINKDVVKYEDDESLNRKRIEVLSRIGKAHLGHVFNDGPKELGGLRYCINSAALRFIPLKDMEKEGYGEFIPYIKKGELKKYIQDKKTH from the coding sequence ATGAAGGTATTATCTTATTTGAAAAATTTTTATCTTTTTTTAGCGATAGGAGCAATTATGCAAGCGAATGAAAACATGGGATCTAAACTTTCCAAAACCGATGAAAGAGTGATTTACTTGGCTGGGGGGTGTTTTTGGGGGCTAGAGGCGTATATGGAGAGGATTTATGGCGTCATAGACGCAAGCTCTGGTTACGCTAACGGCAAAACTTCAAGCACGAATTATGAAAAATTGCATGAGAGCGATCATGCTGAAAGCGTGAAGGTGGTTTATGATCCTAAAAAGATCAGTTTGGACAAGTTGTTACGCTATTATTTTAAGGTGATTGATCCGGTGAGCGTGAACAAGCAAGGTAATGATGTGGGCAGGCAGTATCGCACAGGGATTTACTATGTCAATAGCGCGGATAAAGAAGTGATAGACAACGCCTTAAAAGCGTTACAAAAAGAAGTGAAAGGCAAAATCGCCATTGAGGTAGAGCCGTTAAAAAATTATGTGAGGGCTGAAGAATACCACCAGGATTATTTGAAAAAACACCCTGGTGGTTATTGCCATATTGATTTGAAAAAGGCGGATGAAGTGATTGTAGATAGCGATAAATACACCAAACCCAGCGATGAAGTTTTAAAGAAAAAACTCACCAAGCTCCAGTATGAGGTTACGCAAAACAAACACACTGAGAAACCCTTTGAAAACGAGTATTACAACAAAGAAGAAGAGGGCATTTATGTGGATATTACCACAGGCGAGCCGCTATTTTCTTCAGCGGATAAATACGACTCCGGTTGCGGGTGGCCAAGCTTTTCTAAGCCTATCAATAAAGATGTGGTGAAATACGAAGACGATGAGAGCCTTAATAGGAAACGCATTGAAGTGTTGAGCCGTATTGGTAAGGCGCATTTGGGGCATGTGTTTAACGATGGACCTAAAGAATTAGGGGGCTTAAGGTATTGCATCAACAGTGCGGCTTTAAGGTTTATCCCCTTAAAAGACATGGAAAAAGAGGGCTATGGCGAGTTTATCCCTTATATCAAAAAGGGTGAATTGAAAAAATACATCCAAGATAAAAAAACGCATTAA
- a CDS encoding NifS family cysteine desulfurase, whose amino-acid sequence MLQRIYLDNNATTRIDPKVKEIMDPFLRDHYGNPSSLHQFGTETHPAIAEALDKLYKGINARDIDDVIITSCATESNNWVLKGVYFDECLKKGKNHIVTTVAEHPAVRSTCNFLESLGVEVTYLPINEHGSITAEQVKEAITEKTALVSVMWANNETGLIFPIEEIGAICKEKGVLFHTDAVQAIGKIPVDVLKANADFLSFSAHKFHGPKGIGGLYIRSGVGLTPLFHGGEHMNGRRSGTLNVPYIVGMGEAMKLAVEHLDYEKEVVGKLRDKLEEALLKIPDVMVVGDRIHRVPNTTLISVRGIEGEAMLWDLNRSNIAASTGSACASEDLEANPVMVAIGASKELAHTAIRLSLSRFNTEAEIDKTIEVFSQAAVRLRNISSSY is encoded by the coding sequence TTGTTACAACGAATTTATTTAGACAATAACGCTACAACTAGGATTGACCCTAAAGTCAAGGAGATCATGGATCCTTTTTTAAGGGATCATTACGGGAACCCTAGCTCGTTGCACCAGTTTGGCACAGAAACCCACCCAGCCATTGCAGAAGCACTAGATAAGCTTTATAAAGGCATTAACGCTAGGGATATAGATGATGTGATCATCACTTCTTGCGCAACAGAAAGCAATAACTGGGTGTTAAAGGGCGTGTATTTTGATGAATGCTTGAAAAAGGGCAAAAACCATATTGTAACCACGGTTGCAGAGCACCCGGCGGTGCGATCCACTTGTAATTTTTTAGAAAGCTTGGGGGTGGAGGTTACTTACTTGCCCATTAATGAGCATGGGAGTATCACCGCAGAGCAAGTCAAAGAAGCGATCACAGAAAAAACCGCTCTAGTGAGCGTGATGTGGGCGAATAATGAAACCGGTCTCATTTTCCCTATTGAAGAAATTGGGGCTATTTGTAAAGAAAAGGGCGTGTTGTTCCATACCGATGCCGTGCAAGCGATTGGTAAAATCCCTGTAGATGTGTTAAAAGCGAATGCGGATTTCCTTTCTTTTAGTGCGCACAAGTTTCATGGGCCTAAAGGCATTGGGGGGTTGTATATTAGGAGTGGGGTGGGATTGACCCCTCTTTTTCATGGCGGGGAGCATATGAATGGTAGGCGCAGCGGGACTTTGAATGTGCCTTATATTGTGGGAATGGGCGAAGCGATGAAATTAGCCGTAGAGCATTTAGACTATGAAAAAGAAGTGGTAGGGAAATTGCGCGACAAATTAGAAGAAGCGCTTTTGAAAATCCCTGATGTGATGGTGGTAGGCGATCGAATCCATCGTGTGCCTAACACGACTTTAATCAGCGTGAGAGGGATTGAAGGAGAGGCCATGCTGTGGGATTTAAACCGCTCTAATATCGCCGCTTCCACGGGGAGCGCGTGCGCGAGTGAGGATTTAGAGGCTAATCCTGTAATGGTAGCGATTGGGGCGAGTAAGGAATTAGCTCATACCGCTATCAGGCTTTCATTGAGCCGTTTTAACACGGAAGCTGAAATTGATAAAACGATTGAAGTTTTCTCTCAAGCGGCTGTAAGATTGAGAAATATTTCAAGCTCTTATTAA
- a CDS encoding ribbon-helix-helix domain-containing protein, which translates to MKTTENTDETHLRGTKNKLGRKPKADANKKTRAVSLYFSDEQYQKLEKMANEEEESVGSYIKRYILKALRKIEQNGP; encoded by the coding sequence ATGAAAACGACAGAAAACACAGATGAAACTCACTTAAGGGGAACTAAAAATAAACTAGGACGCAAACCAAAAGCAGACGCTAATAAAAAAACTCGTGCTGTAAGCTTGTATTTTTCTGATGAGCAATACCAAAAACTAGAAAAAATGGCTAACGAAGAAGAAGAAAGCGTGGGATCTTATATCAAACGCTATATTTTGAAGGCTTTAAGAAAAATAGAGCAAAATGGCCCTTGA
- a CDS encoding iron-sulfur cluster assembly scaffold protein NifU: MAKHDLVGSVLWDAYSKEVQRRMDNPTHLGVITEEQAKAKNAKLIVADYGAEACGDAVRLYWLVDESTDTIVDAKFKSFGCGTAIASSDMMVELCLNKRVQDAVKITNLDVERGLRDDPDTPAVPGQKMHCSVMAYDVIKKAAGMYLGKNAEDFEEEIIVCECARVSLGTIKEVIRLNDLKSVEEITNYTKAGAFCKSCVRPGGHEKRDYYLVDILKEVREEMEAEKLKAAANKSQSGELAFREMTMVQKIKAVDKVIDENIRAMLMMDGGDLEILDIKESDDYIDVYIRYMGACDGCMSATTGTLFAIENALQELLDRSIRVLPI, translated from the coding sequence ATGGCAAAACATGATTTAGTGGGTTCGGTTCTCTGGGATGCGTATTCTAAAGAAGTTCAAAGGCGCATGGATAACCCTACGCATTTAGGGGTCATCACCGAAGAGCAGGCTAAAGCCAAAAACGCTAAGCTCATTGTGGCGGATTACGGTGCAGAAGCATGCGGGGATGCGGTGAGGTTGTATTGGCTTGTAGATGAAAGCACGGATACGATTGTTGACGCGAAATTTAAAAGCTTTGGTTGCGGGACAGCGATCGCAAGCTCAGACATGATGGTAGAGTTGTGTTTGAATAAAAGAGTCCAAGATGCGGTAAAAATCACGAATTTAGATGTGGAAAGAGGCTTGAGAGATGATCCAGACACGCCGGCTGTCCCTGGGCAAAAAATGCATTGCTCGGTGATGGCGTATGATGTGATCAAAAAAGCTGCCGGCATGTATTTGGGGAAAAACGCTGAAGATTTTGAAGAAGAAATCATCGTGTGCGAGTGCGCTAGGGTGAGTTTAGGTACGATTAAAGAAGTGATTAGGCTCAATGATTTAAAAAGCGTTGAAGAAATCACTAACTACACCAAAGCCGGTGCTTTTTGTAAAAGCTGCGTGAGGCCTGGAGGGCATGAAAAAAGGGATTATTACCTGGTGGATATTCTTAAAGAAGTGCGCGAAGAAATGGAAGCTGAAAAACTTAAAGCCGCTGCGAATAAATCCCAAAGCGGGGAATTGGCTTTTAGGGAAATGACTATGGTTCAAAAGATTAAAGCCGTGGATAAAGTCATTGATGAAAATATCCGCGCTATGCTTATGATGGATGGGGGGGATTTAGAGATTTTAGACATTAAAGAAAGCGATGATTACATTGATGTGTATATCCGCTACATGGGGGCATGCGATGGGTGCATGAGCGCGACTACCGGGACTTTATTTGCCATTGAAAACGCCTTGCAGGAATTATTGGATCGCAGTATCAGGGTGTTACCGATTTGA
- a CDS encoding sulfite exporter TauE/SafE family protein: MEESTAFILALVGLFTGITAGFFGIGGGEIVVPSAIFAHFSYSHAVGISLMQMLFSSVVGSIINYKKGLLDLREGSFAALGGLMGAILGSFILKIIDDKILMGVFVVVVCYTFIKYAFSSNKKPEHFEEMHFDLHANNKTPEKKRQIPFVSMDRTHGVLMLAGFVTGIFSIPLGMGGGILMVPFLGYFLKYDSKKIVPLGLFFVVFASLSGVISLYNGKVLDDISVQAGVITGVGAFLGVGIGIKLIALANEKVHKILLLLIYALSILATLHKLIMG, encoded by the coding sequence ATGGAAGAATCAACAGCGTTCATTTTGGCTCTTGTGGGGCTATTCACTGGCATTACCGCCGGGTTTTTTGGTATTGGTGGGGGGGAGATTGTCGTCCCTAGCGCGATTTTTGCCCATTTTAGCTATAGCCATGCGGTGGGGATTTCGCTCATGCAAATGCTTTTTTCTTCAGTGGTCGGCTCTATCATCAATTACAAAAAGGGCTTATTGGATTTGAGAGAGGGCTCATTTGCTGCACTTGGAGGGCTAATGGGGGCGATTTTAGGGAGCTTTATTTTAAAAATCATTGACGATAAAATTTTAATGGGCGTGTTTGTGGTGGTGGTGTGCTACACCTTTATCAAATACGCTTTTTCTAGCAACAAGAAACCAGAGCATTTTGAAGAAATGCATTTTGATTTGCATGCGAATAACAAAACGCCCGAAAAAAAGCGCCAAATCCCCTTTGTGTCTATGGATAGAACGCATGGGGTTTTGATGCTCGCCGGTTTTGTTACCGGCATCTTTTCTATCCCGCTAGGCATGGGCGGGGGGATTTTAATGGTGCCGTTTTTGGGCTACTTTTTGAAATACGATTCTAAAAAAATCGTGCCTTTGGGACTATTTTTTGTGGTGTTCGCTTCTTTGTCTGGGGTCATCTCTCTTTATAACGGGAAGGTTCTTGATGATATAAGCGTTCAAGCGGGGGTGATTACCGGTGTTGGAGCGTTTTTAGGAGTGGGCATTGGCATTAAGCTGATTGCTTTGGCTAATGAAAAGGTGCATAAAATCCTGTTACTCCTCATTTATGCTTTAAGCATTTTAGCGACTTTACACAAGCTCATTATGGGGTAA